The DNA window CGCAGAAGCTCGACTATGTCATCTGCTTCCCGGATCGTTGCGTGGCGGAAGTGCCGCTGACCGACCAGCTCGTCGCCTCGTTCAAGAAAGGCCAGGGTATCACGCTGACCTCGATCAATTTCCAGAACCAGGCCAACCCGATCAAGATCGCGCTGCAGGGCTTCAGCGGTGCCTATGACGGCCCGCCGCTGCAGCAGTCGGACATCGAGGACCGGCAGAAGAAGCTCCAGGACTTCGTGGCCAAGAACAACCAGGACTTCGCCAAGAAGCTCAAGGACGAGCAGGACAAGGCGAAGACCGCCAACTGATCACCGGCATCCGGCCAAGACCGGCGCCAAAGAAAAAGCGGGGCCATGCCCCGCTTTTTTTCGTTCCCGCCCCTGGATTTCCCGGCGGACGGCTGGAGTGCCGGAAGGTCAGTGCCTGGACTGCCGTTTCGGCTCGTAGCGTCCATCCGGCTTCTTGTCGAACATCTCCTTGATCTGCGGGTGGCGAACGGGCTCGCCCGACCGGTCCTCGAGCAGATTCTGCTCGGACACATAGGCTATGTATTCGGTTTCCGAATTCTCGGCGAGCAGATGGTAGAATGGCTGATCCTTGCGAGGCCGCACGTCGGCGGGGATGGCTTCGTACCATTCGTCGGTGT is part of the Mesorhizobium loti genome and encodes:
- the hspQ gene encoding heat shock protein HspQ yields the protein MKTAKFAIGQVVRHRLFPFRGIIFDVDPQFANTDEWYEAIPADVRPRKDQPFYHLLAENSETEYIAYVSEQNLLEDRSGEPVRHPQIKEMFDKKPDGRYEPKRQSRH